Proteins encoded in a region of the Ursus arctos isolate Adak ecotype North America unplaced genomic scaffold, UrsArc2.0 scaffold_2, whole genome shotgun sequence genome:
- the RUSF1 gene encoding RUS family member 1 isoform X1, with the protein MADGANVEPQLCSEQFGSGAARGCLVAADGSLQWEAWGWRWWGFPGPFTVKPQGRDGGGVGTPRTASPPLSGLMAVFLPQGFPDSVSPDYLPYQLWDSVQAFASSLSGSLATHAVLLGIGVGNAKASVSAATATWLVKDSTGMLGRILFAWWKGSRLDCNAKQWRLFADILNDVAMFLEIMAPIYPIFFTMTVCTSNLAKCIVSVAGGATRAALTMHQARRNNMADVSAKDSSQETLVNLAGLLVSLLMLPLVSACPSFSLGCFFFLTALHIYANYRAVRALVLETLNEGRLRLVLKHFLQRGDVLGPTSANQMEPLWTGFWPSLSLSLGVPLHCLISSVFELQQLVEGHQEPYLLRWDKSQRQVQVVLSQMAGPETILRAATHGLVLEALQGNGPLPRELEELRNQVQAGPEKDSWVIVRETHQVLDELFPKFLKGLQDAGWKTEKHQLEVDEWRATWLLSPEKKIL; encoded by the exons ATGGCTGACGGCGCGAACGTGGAGCCCCAGCTGTGCTCCGAACAGTTCGGTTCCGGGGCGGCCCGCGGCTGCCTCGTCGCCGCCGACGGGAGCCTGCAGTGGGAGGCTTGGGGGTGGCGCTGGTGGGGGTTCCCTGGGCCCTTCACAGTAAAACCCCAAGGACGGGATGGCGGCGGAGTGGGGACTCCCAGGACTGCTTCACCACCTCTCTCCGGTCTCATGGCCGTGTTCCTGCCGCAGGGCTTCCCCGATAGCGTCAGCCCGGACTATCTGCCCTACCAGCTATGGGATTCCGTGCAG GCCTTTGCCTCCAGCCTCTCAGGCTCCCTGGCCACCCACGCAGTCTTGCTGGGCATAGGGGTGGGAAACGCAAAAGCTTCAGTTTCAGCTGCCACTGCCACCTGGTTGGTGAAAG ATTCAACTGGCATGCTGGGCCGCATCCTCTTTGCCTGGTGGAAAGG GAGTAGACTGGACTGCAATGCCAAGCAGTGGAG gctttTTGCTGACATCCTCAACGATGTAGCCATGTTCCTCGAGATTATGGCTCCCATATATCCCATCTTTTTCACCATGACCGTCTGTACCAGCAACCTGGCCAAG TGCATTGTGAGCGTAGCTGGCGGGGCCACCCGGGCTGCCCTGACCATGCACCAGGCCAGGAGAAACAACATGGCTGATGTGTCAGCCAAGGATAGCAGCCAG GAGACACTGGTAAACTTGGCAGGGCTCCTGGTCAGCCTCTTGATGCTTCCCCTGGTGTCCGCTTGCCCTAG TTTCAGCCTCGgttgtttcttcttcctcacgGCCCTTCACATCTACGCCAACTACCGGGCAGTCCGAGCCCTTGTCCTGGAGACCTTGAATGAAGGCCGGCTCCGGCTGGTCCTGAAGCACTTCCTTCAGAGGGGAGACGTCCTTGGCCCCACCTCAGCTAATCAGATGGAGCCACTGTGGACAG GTTTTTGGCCgtctctgtctctatccctgGGGGTCCCCCTACACTGCTTGATCTCCAG tGTCTTTGAGCTGCAACAGCTGGTCGAGGGACACCAAGAACCCTACCTCCTTCGCTGGGACAAGTCACAGA GGCAGGTGCAGGTCGTTTTGAGCCAGATGGCAGGCCCCGAAACCATCCTAAGGGCTGCCACACACGGACTGGTGCTTGAAGCCCTGCAGGGAAATGGGCCCCTGCCAAGAGAACTGGAAGAACTGAGGAACCAAGTACAGGCAG GTCCTGAGAAGGACAGCTGGGTCATCGTCAGGGAGACACACCAAGTGTTGGACGAGCTCTTCCCTAAGTTCTTGAAAG GACTGCAGGATGCAGGCTGGAAGACTGAGAAGCACCAGCTAGAAGTGGATGAGTGGAGGGCCACATGGCTTCTCTCTCCGGAAAAGAAGATCTTGTGA
- the RUSF1 gene encoding RUS family member 1 isoform X4, with product MGFRAGLCLQPLRLPGHPRSLAGHRGGKRKSFSFSCHCHLVGERFNWHAGPHPLCLVERIANQPLLPNRSRLDCNAKQWRLFADILNDVAMFLEIMAPIYPIFFTMTVCTSNLAKCIVSVAGGATRAALTMHQARRNNMADVSAKDSSQETLVNLAGLLVSLLMLPLVSACPSFSLGCFFFLTALHIYANYRAVRALVLETLNEGRLRLVLKHFLQRGDVLGPTSANQMEPLWTGFWPSLSLSLGVPLHCLISSVFELQQLVEGHQEPYLLRWDKSQRQVQVVLSQMAGPETILRAATHGLVLEALQGNGPLPRELEELRNQVQAGPEKDSWVIVRETHQVLDELFPKFLKGLQDAGWKTEKHQLEVDEWRATWLLSPEKKIL from the exons ATGGGATTCCGTGCAG GCCTTTGCCTCCAGCCTCTCAGGCTCCCTGGCCACCCACGCAGTCTTGCTGGGCATAGGGGTGGGAAACGCAAAAGCTTCAGTTTCAGCTGCCACTGCCACCTGGTTGGTGAAAG ATTCAACTGGCATGCTGGGCCGCATCCTCTTTGCCTGGTGGAAAGG ATTGCAAACCAACCTCTCCTCCCCAACAGGAGTAGACTGGACTGCAATGCCAAGCAGTGGAG gctttTTGCTGACATCCTCAACGATGTAGCCATGTTCCTCGAGATTATGGCTCCCATATATCCCATCTTTTTCACCATGACCGTCTGTACCAGCAACCTGGCCAAG TGCATTGTGAGCGTAGCTGGCGGGGCCACCCGGGCTGCCCTGACCATGCACCAGGCCAGGAGAAACAACATGGCTGATGTGTCAGCCAAGGATAGCAGCCAG GAGACACTGGTAAACTTGGCAGGGCTCCTGGTCAGCCTCTTGATGCTTCCCCTGGTGTCCGCTTGCCCTAG TTTCAGCCTCGgttgtttcttcttcctcacgGCCCTTCACATCTACGCCAACTACCGGGCAGTCCGAGCCCTTGTCCTGGAGACCTTGAATGAAGGCCGGCTCCGGCTGGTCCTGAAGCACTTCCTTCAGAGGGGAGACGTCCTTGGCCCCACCTCAGCTAATCAGATGGAGCCACTGTGGACAG GTTTTTGGCCgtctctgtctctatccctgGGGGTCCCCCTACACTGCTTGATCTCCAG tGTCTTTGAGCTGCAACAGCTGGTCGAGGGACACCAAGAACCCTACCTCCTTCGCTGGGACAAGTCACAGA GGCAGGTGCAGGTCGTTTTGAGCCAGATGGCAGGCCCCGAAACCATCCTAAGGGCTGCCACACACGGACTGGTGCTTGAAGCCCTGCAGGGAAATGGGCCCCTGCCAAGAGAACTGGAAGAACTGAGGAACCAAGTACAGGCAG GTCCTGAGAAGGACAGCTGGGTCATCGTCAGGGAGACACACCAAGTGTTGGACGAGCTCTTCCCTAAGTTCTTGAAAG GACTGCAGGATGCAGGCTGGAAGACTGAGAAGCACCAGCTAGAAGTGGATGAGTGGAGGGCCACATGGCTTCTCTCTCCGGAAAAGAAGATCTTGTGA
- the SLC5A2 gene encoding sodium/glucose cotransporter 2 isoform X1, translating to MEEYTEAGSVPGLGNQRVLINNFADILVIAAYFLLVIGVGLWSMCRTNRGTVGGYFLAGRSMVWWPVGASLFASNIGSGHFVGLAGTGAASGLAVAGFEWNALFVVLLLGWVFAPVYLTAGVITMPQYLRKRFGGHRIRLYLSMLSLFLYIFTKISVDMFSGAVFIQQALGWNIYASVIALLGITMIYTVTGGLAALMYTDTVQTFVILGGAFILMGYAFHEVGGYSGLFDKYLEAVTSLTVSEDPAVGNISSSCYRPRPDSYHLLRDPVTGDLPWPALLLGLTIVSGWYWCSDQVIVQRCLAGKSLTHIKAGCILCGYLKLMPMFLMVMPGMISRILYPDEVACVVPEVCKRVCGTEVGCSNIAYPRLVVKLMPNGLRGLMLAVMLAALMSSLASIFNSSSTLFTMDIYTRLRPRAGDRELLLVGRLWVVFIVAVSVAWLPVVQAAQGGQLFDYMQAVSSYLAPPVSAVFVLALFVPRVNEKGAFWGLIGGLLMGLARLIPEFSFGSGSCVRPSACPALLCGMHYLYFAIVLFICSGLLTLVVSLCTAPIPRKHLHRLVFSLRHSKEEREDLDADELEGPASPPTQNGCPEHAVEMEEPQSPAPGLLRRCLLWFCGMGGAGAGGPPAPTQEEVAVAARRLEDISEDSSWARVVNFNALLMMAVATFFWGFYA from the exons ATGGAGGAATACACAGAGGCAGGCTCCGTACCGGGACTGGGAAACCAGAGGGTCCTAATTAACAACTTTGCTGACATCCTGGTCATTGCTGCTTATTTCCTGCTGGTCATTGGTGTCGGCTTGTGG TCCATGTGCAGAACCAACAGAGGCACGGTTGGCGGCTACTTCCTGGCAGGACGAAGCATGGTGTGGTGGCCG GTCGGGGCCTCCCTCTTTGCCAGCAACATCGGCAGTGGCCACTTTGTGGGCCTGGCAGGGACTGGTGCTGCGAGCGGCTTGGCTGTGGCAGGATTTGAGTGGAAT GCGCTGTTCGTGGTGCTGTTGCTGGGCTGGGTCTTCGCGCCGGTGTACCTGACCGCGGGCGTCATTACCATGCCGCAGTACCTGCGGAAGCGCTTCGGAGGCCATCGCATCCGCCTCTACCTGTCAATGCTCTCGCTCTTTCTGTACATCTTCACCAAGATTTCG GTGGACATGTTCTCCGGGGCAGTATTCATTCAACAGGCTCTGGGCTGGAACATCTATGCCTCCGTCATCGCCCTTCTCGGCATCACCATGATCTACACCGTGACAG GAGGGCTGGCGGCGCTCATGTACACGGACACCGTGCAGACCTTCGTCATTCTTGGGGGGGCCTTCATCCTCATGGGTTACG CCTTCCACGAGGTGGGCGGGTATTCGGGGCTTTTCGACAAATACTTGGAGGCAGTGACGTCGCTGACGGTTTCTGAGGATCCGGCGGTGGGCAACATCTCGAGCTCCTGCTATCGACCCCGGCCGGACTCCTACCACCTGCTCCGGGACCCCGTGACGGGGGACCTGCCGTGGCCCGCGCTGCTCCTGGGTCTTACCATCGTCTCGGGCTGGTACTGGTGCAGCGACCAG GTCATCGTGCAGCGCTGTCTGGCCGGGAAGAGCCTGACCCACATCAAGGCGGGCTGCATCCTGTGCGGCTACTTGAAGCTGATGCCCATGTTCCTCATGGTCATGCCAGGCATGATCAGCCGCATTCTTTATCCGG ACGAGGTGGCGTGCGTGGTGCCCGAGGTGTGCAAGCGCGTGTGCGGAACCGAGGTGGGCTGTTCCAACATCGCCTACCCGCGGCTTGTCGTGAAGCTCATGCCCAATG GTCTGCGCGGACTCATGCTGGCGGTCATGCTGGCCGCGCTCATGTCCTCGCTGGCTTCCATCTTCAACAGCAGCAGCACGCTGTTCACCATGGACATCTACACGCGCCTGCGGCCCCGCGCGGGCGACCGCGAGCTGCTGCTAGTAGGACG GCTCTGGGTGGTGTTCATCGTGGCGGTATCCGTGGCCTGGCTCCCCGTGGTGCAGGCGGCGCAGGGCGGCCAGCTCTTTGATTACATGCAGGCCGTCTCCAGCTACCTGGCGCCTCCAGTGTCCGCCGTCTTCGTGCTGGCGCTCTTCGTGCCCCGCGTCAACGAGAAG GGTGCCTTCTGGGGACTGATTGGGGGCCTGCTCATGGGTCTGGCGCGCCTGATCCCGGAGTTCTCCTTTGGCTCGGGCAGCTGTGTGCGGCCCTCGGCGTGCCCAGCGCTCCTCTGCGGCATGCACTACCTCTACTTCGCCATCGTGCTCTTCATCTGCTCTGGCCTCCTCACCCTTGTGGTCTCGCTGTGCACAGCACCCATCCCACGCAAGCAC ctccaccGCCTGGTTTTCAGTCTGCGGCACAGCAAGGAGGAGCGAGAGGATCTGGACGCTGACGAGCTGGAAGGTCCGGCCTCACCCCCTACACAGAACGGGTGTCCCGAGCACGCAGTGGAGATGGAGG AGCCCCAGTCCCCAGCACCAGGCCTGCTCCGCAGGTGCCTACTCTGGTTCTGTGGAATGGgcggggctggggcaggtggccCCCCAGCCCCGACCCAGGAGGAGGTGGCTGTGGCAGCCAGGCGgctggaggacatcagtgaggaCTCGAGCTGGGCCCGTGTGGTCAACTTCAATGCCCTGCTAATGATGGCTGTGGCCACGTTCTTCTGGGGCTTTTACGCCTGA
- the RUSF1 gene encoding RUS family member 1 isoform X3 yields the protein MIELRPPCRCAHSSPHLFSSPGLCLQPLRLPGHPRSLAGHRGGKRKSFSFSCHCHLVGERFNWHAGPHPLCLVERIANQPLLPNRSRLDCNAKQWRLFADILNDVAMFLEIMAPIYPIFFTMTVCTSNLAKCIVSVAGGATRAALTMHQARRNNMADVSAKDSSQETLVNLAGLLVSLLMLPLVSACPSFSLGCFFFLTALHIYANYRAVRALVLETLNEGRLRLVLKHFLQRGDVLGPTSANQMEPLWTGFWPSLSLSLGVPLHCLISSVFELQQLVEGHQEPYLLRWDKSQRQVQVVLSQMAGPETILRAATHGLVLEALQGNGPLPRELEELRNQVQAGPEKDSWVIVRETHQVLDELFPKFLKGLQDAGWKTEKHQLEVDEWRATWLLSPEKKIL from the exons ATGATAGAACTTAGACCTCCGTGCCGCTGCGCACACTCCTCACCCCACCTTTTTTCTTCTCCAGGCCTTTGCCTCCAGCCTCTCAGGCTCCCTGGCCACCCACGCAGTCTTGCTGGGCATAGGGGTGGGAAACGCAAAAGCTTCAGTTTCAGCTGCCACTGCCACCTGGTTGGTGAAAG ATTCAACTGGCATGCTGGGCCGCATCCTCTTTGCCTGGTGGAAAGG ATTGCAAACCAACCTCTCCTCCCCAACAGGAGTAGACTGGACTGCAATGCCAAGCAGTGGAG gctttTTGCTGACATCCTCAACGATGTAGCCATGTTCCTCGAGATTATGGCTCCCATATATCCCATCTTTTTCACCATGACCGTCTGTACCAGCAACCTGGCCAAG TGCATTGTGAGCGTAGCTGGCGGGGCCACCCGGGCTGCCCTGACCATGCACCAGGCCAGGAGAAACAACATGGCTGATGTGTCAGCCAAGGATAGCAGCCAG GAGACACTGGTAAACTTGGCAGGGCTCCTGGTCAGCCTCTTGATGCTTCCCCTGGTGTCCGCTTGCCCTAG TTTCAGCCTCGgttgtttcttcttcctcacgGCCCTTCACATCTACGCCAACTACCGGGCAGTCCGAGCCCTTGTCCTGGAGACCTTGAATGAAGGCCGGCTCCGGCTGGTCCTGAAGCACTTCCTTCAGAGGGGAGACGTCCTTGGCCCCACCTCAGCTAATCAGATGGAGCCACTGTGGACAG GTTTTTGGCCgtctctgtctctatccctgGGGGTCCCCCTACACTGCTTGATCTCCAG tGTCTTTGAGCTGCAACAGCTGGTCGAGGGACACCAAGAACCCTACCTCCTTCGCTGGGACAAGTCACAGA GGCAGGTGCAGGTCGTTTTGAGCCAGATGGCAGGCCCCGAAACCATCCTAAGGGCTGCCACACACGGACTGGTGCTTGAAGCCCTGCAGGGAAATGGGCCCCTGCCAAGAGAACTGGAAGAACTGAGGAACCAAGTACAGGCAG GTCCTGAGAAGGACAGCTGGGTCATCGTCAGGGAGACACACCAAGTGTTGGACGAGCTCTTCCCTAAGTTCTTGAAAG GACTGCAGGATGCAGGCTGGAAGACTGAGAAGCACCAGCTAGAAGTGGATGAGTGGAGGGCCACATGGCTTCTCTCTCCGGAAAAGAAGATCTTGTGA
- the SLC5A2 gene encoding sodium/glucose cotransporter 2 isoform X2, which yields MEEYTEAGSVPGLGNQRVLINNFADILVIAAYFLLVIGVGLWSMCRTNRGTVGGYFLAGRSMVWWPVGASLFASNIGSGHFVGLAGTGAASGLAVAGFEWNYLRKRFGGHRIRLYLSMLSLFLYIFTKISVDMFSGAVFIQQALGWNIYASVIALLGITMIYTVTGGLAALMYTDTVQTFVILGGAFILMGYAFHEVGGYSGLFDKYLEAVTSLTVSEDPAVGNISSSCYRPRPDSYHLLRDPVTGDLPWPALLLGLTIVSGWYWCSDQVIVQRCLAGKSLTHIKAGCILCGYLKLMPMFLMVMPGMISRILYPDEVACVVPEVCKRVCGTEVGCSNIAYPRLVVKLMPNGLRGLMLAVMLAALMSSLASIFNSSSTLFTMDIYTRLRPRAGDRELLLVGRLWVVFIVAVSVAWLPVVQAAQGGQLFDYMQAVSSYLAPPVSAVFVLALFVPRVNEKGAFWGLIGGLLMGLARLIPEFSFGSGSCVRPSACPALLCGMHYLYFAIVLFICSGLLTLVVSLCTAPIPRKHLHRLVFSLRHSKEEREDLDADELEGPASPPTQNGCPEHAVEMEEPQSPAPGLLRRCLLWFCGMGGAGAGGPPAPTQEEVAVAARRLEDISEDSSWARVVNFNALLMMAVATFFWGFYA from the exons ATGGAGGAATACACAGAGGCAGGCTCCGTACCGGGACTGGGAAACCAGAGGGTCCTAATTAACAACTTTGCTGACATCCTGGTCATTGCTGCTTATTTCCTGCTGGTCATTGGTGTCGGCTTGTGG TCCATGTGCAGAACCAACAGAGGCACGGTTGGCGGCTACTTCCTGGCAGGACGAAGCATGGTGTGGTGGCCG GTCGGGGCCTCCCTCTTTGCCAGCAACATCGGCAGTGGCCACTTTGTGGGCCTGGCAGGGACTGGTGCTGCGAGCGGCTTGGCTGTGGCAGGATTTGAGTGGAAT TACCTGCGGAAGCGCTTCGGAGGCCATCGCATCCGCCTCTACCTGTCAATGCTCTCGCTCTTTCTGTACATCTTCACCAAGATTTCG GTGGACATGTTCTCCGGGGCAGTATTCATTCAACAGGCTCTGGGCTGGAACATCTATGCCTCCGTCATCGCCCTTCTCGGCATCACCATGATCTACACCGTGACAG GAGGGCTGGCGGCGCTCATGTACACGGACACCGTGCAGACCTTCGTCATTCTTGGGGGGGCCTTCATCCTCATGGGTTACG CCTTCCACGAGGTGGGCGGGTATTCGGGGCTTTTCGACAAATACTTGGAGGCAGTGACGTCGCTGACGGTTTCTGAGGATCCGGCGGTGGGCAACATCTCGAGCTCCTGCTATCGACCCCGGCCGGACTCCTACCACCTGCTCCGGGACCCCGTGACGGGGGACCTGCCGTGGCCCGCGCTGCTCCTGGGTCTTACCATCGTCTCGGGCTGGTACTGGTGCAGCGACCAG GTCATCGTGCAGCGCTGTCTGGCCGGGAAGAGCCTGACCCACATCAAGGCGGGCTGCATCCTGTGCGGCTACTTGAAGCTGATGCCCATGTTCCTCATGGTCATGCCAGGCATGATCAGCCGCATTCTTTATCCGG ACGAGGTGGCGTGCGTGGTGCCCGAGGTGTGCAAGCGCGTGTGCGGAACCGAGGTGGGCTGTTCCAACATCGCCTACCCGCGGCTTGTCGTGAAGCTCATGCCCAATG GTCTGCGCGGACTCATGCTGGCGGTCATGCTGGCCGCGCTCATGTCCTCGCTGGCTTCCATCTTCAACAGCAGCAGCACGCTGTTCACCATGGACATCTACACGCGCCTGCGGCCCCGCGCGGGCGACCGCGAGCTGCTGCTAGTAGGACG GCTCTGGGTGGTGTTCATCGTGGCGGTATCCGTGGCCTGGCTCCCCGTGGTGCAGGCGGCGCAGGGCGGCCAGCTCTTTGATTACATGCAGGCCGTCTCCAGCTACCTGGCGCCTCCAGTGTCCGCCGTCTTCGTGCTGGCGCTCTTCGTGCCCCGCGTCAACGAGAAG GGTGCCTTCTGGGGACTGATTGGGGGCCTGCTCATGGGTCTGGCGCGCCTGATCCCGGAGTTCTCCTTTGGCTCGGGCAGCTGTGTGCGGCCCTCGGCGTGCCCAGCGCTCCTCTGCGGCATGCACTACCTCTACTTCGCCATCGTGCTCTTCATCTGCTCTGGCCTCCTCACCCTTGTGGTCTCGCTGTGCACAGCACCCATCCCACGCAAGCAC ctccaccGCCTGGTTTTCAGTCTGCGGCACAGCAAGGAGGAGCGAGAGGATCTGGACGCTGACGAGCTGGAAGGTCCGGCCTCACCCCCTACACAGAACGGGTGTCCCGAGCACGCAGTGGAGATGGAGG AGCCCCAGTCCCCAGCACCAGGCCTGCTCCGCAGGTGCCTACTCTGGTTCTGTGGAATGGgcggggctggggcaggtggccCCCCAGCCCCGACCCAGGAGGAGGTGGCTGTGGCAGCCAGGCGgctggaggacatcagtgaggaCTCGAGCTGGGCCCGTGTGGTCAACTTCAATGCCCTGCTAATGATGGCTGTGGCCACGTTCTTCTGGGGCTTTTACGCCTGA
- the RUSF1 gene encoding RUS family member 1 isoform X2, which yields MADGANVEPQLCSEQFGSGAARGCLVAADGSLQWEAWGWRWWGFPGPFTVKPQGRDGGGVGTPRTASPPLSGLMAVFLPQGFPDSVSPDYLPYQLWDSVQAFASSLSGSLATHAVLLGIGVGNAKASVSAATATWLVKDSTGMLGRILFAWWKGSRLDCNAKQWRLFADILNDVAMFLEIMAPIYPIFFTMTVCTSNLAKETLVNLAGLLVSLLMLPLVSACPSFSLGCFFFLTALHIYANYRAVRALVLETLNEGRLRLVLKHFLQRGDVLGPTSANQMEPLWTGFWPSLSLSLGVPLHCLISSVFELQQLVEGHQEPYLLRWDKSQRQVQVVLSQMAGPETILRAATHGLVLEALQGNGPLPRELEELRNQVQAGPEKDSWVIVRETHQVLDELFPKFLKGLQDAGWKTEKHQLEVDEWRATWLLSPEKKIL from the exons ATGGCTGACGGCGCGAACGTGGAGCCCCAGCTGTGCTCCGAACAGTTCGGTTCCGGGGCGGCCCGCGGCTGCCTCGTCGCCGCCGACGGGAGCCTGCAGTGGGAGGCTTGGGGGTGGCGCTGGTGGGGGTTCCCTGGGCCCTTCACAGTAAAACCCCAAGGACGGGATGGCGGCGGAGTGGGGACTCCCAGGACTGCTTCACCACCTCTCTCCGGTCTCATGGCCGTGTTCCTGCCGCAGGGCTTCCCCGATAGCGTCAGCCCGGACTATCTGCCCTACCAGCTATGGGATTCCGTGCAG GCCTTTGCCTCCAGCCTCTCAGGCTCCCTGGCCACCCACGCAGTCTTGCTGGGCATAGGGGTGGGAAACGCAAAAGCTTCAGTTTCAGCTGCCACTGCCACCTGGTTGGTGAAAG ATTCAACTGGCATGCTGGGCCGCATCCTCTTTGCCTGGTGGAAAGG GAGTAGACTGGACTGCAATGCCAAGCAGTGGAG gctttTTGCTGACATCCTCAACGATGTAGCCATGTTCCTCGAGATTATGGCTCCCATATATCCCATCTTTTTCACCATGACCGTCTGTACCAGCAACCTGGCCAAG GAGACACTGGTAAACTTGGCAGGGCTCCTGGTCAGCCTCTTGATGCTTCCCCTGGTGTCCGCTTGCCCTAG TTTCAGCCTCGgttgtttcttcttcctcacgGCCCTTCACATCTACGCCAACTACCGGGCAGTCCGAGCCCTTGTCCTGGAGACCTTGAATGAAGGCCGGCTCCGGCTGGTCCTGAAGCACTTCCTTCAGAGGGGAGACGTCCTTGGCCCCACCTCAGCTAATCAGATGGAGCCACTGTGGACAG GTTTTTGGCCgtctctgtctctatccctgGGGGTCCCCCTACACTGCTTGATCTCCAG tGTCTTTGAGCTGCAACAGCTGGTCGAGGGACACCAAGAACCCTACCTCCTTCGCTGGGACAAGTCACAGA GGCAGGTGCAGGTCGTTTTGAGCCAGATGGCAGGCCCCGAAACCATCCTAAGGGCTGCCACACACGGACTGGTGCTTGAAGCCCTGCAGGGAAATGGGCCCCTGCCAAGAGAACTGGAAGAACTGAGGAACCAAGTACAGGCAG GTCCTGAGAAGGACAGCTGGGTCATCGTCAGGGAGACACACCAAGTGTTGGACGAGCTCTTCCCTAAGTTCTTGAAAG GACTGCAGGATGCAGGCTGGAAGACTGAGAAGCACCAGCTAGAAGTGGATGAGTGGAGGGCCACATGGCTTCTCTCTCCGGAAAAGAAGATCTTGTGA